A single region of the Streptomyces virginiae genome encodes:
- a CDS encoding lytic polysaccharide monooxygenase auxiliary activity family 9 protein, with amino-acid sequence MPARRRTAVTLTRIAAVGLAPLAVAAYAAAPAVAHGSMTDPVSRVAACYAEGPESPKSAACKAAVAAAGTQPFYDWNAVNIANAAGNHRSLIPNGQLCSAGNDKYRGLDLARADWPAGPMSAGAHTFRYKGTAPHKGTFELYVTKDGYDPTKPLAWSDLEPAPFAKVTDPGMQNGDYVFSGTVPAKSGRHLIYSIWQRSDSPEAFYTCSDVVFGKDTGGGNGGNGGNGGNGGNSGTAPTTAPATGTGSKPSEKPVAKPSAPTDQQISDGAGKSTVEHNGHGDNDPKTNGTKDAAAVPIAAGSSSPATAKENLAETGGNGATPTIAIAGAAALAVGAATLFAAARRRTARTTTSRHGR; translated from the coding sequence ATGCCCGCACGCCGCCGCACCGCCGTCACGTTGACCCGTATCGCCGCCGTCGGCCTGGCCCCGCTCGCGGTGGCCGCGTACGCCGCGGCTCCCGCGGTCGCCCACGGCTCGATGACGGACCCGGTCAGCCGGGTGGCGGCGTGCTACGCCGAAGGGCCGGAATCCCCGAAGTCGGCCGCCTGCAAGGCCGCGGTCGCCGCCGCCGGGACACAGCCGTTCTACGACTGGAACGCGGTCAACATCGCCAACGCCGCCGGCAACCACCGCTCCTTGATCCCGAACGGGCAGCTCTGCTCGGCCGGCAACGACAAGTACCGGGGACTGGACCTGGCCCGCGCCGACTGGCCGGCAGGCCCGATGTCCGCCGGGGCGCACACCTTCCGCTACAAGGGCACGGCCCCGCACAAGGGCACCTTCGAGCTGTACGTGACGAAGGACGGCTACGACCCGACGAAGCCCCTGGCCTGGTCCGACCTGGAGCCCGCGCCGTTCGCGAAGGTCACCGACCCGGGCATGCAGAACGGCGACTACGTCTTCTCCGGAACCGTCCCCGCCAAGTCGGGCCGCCACCTCATCTACAGCATCTGGCAGCGCTCCGACAGCCCGGAGGCCTTCTACACCTGCTCGGACGTGGTCTTCGGCAAGGACACCGGAGGCGGGAACGGAGGGAACGGAGGGAACGGCGGGAACGGTGGGAACTCCGGTACGGCTCCGACCACCGCGCCCGCCACCGGGACGGGTTCCAAGCCGAGCGAGAAGCCCGTCGCCAAGCCCTCGGCCCCGACCGACCAGCAGATCTCCGACGGCGCCGGCAAGTCCACCGTGGAGCACAACGGCCACGGCGACAACGACCCGAAGACGAACGGCACGAAGGACGCCGCCGCCGTCCCGATCGCGGCCGGCTCCTCCTCGCCGGCCACGGCCAAGGAGAACCTCGCGGAGACGGGCGGCAACGGCGCCACCCCGACGATCGCGATCGCCGGGGCCGCCGCCCTGGCCGTCGGCGCGGCCACGCTGTTCGCGGCCGCCCGCCGTCGTACCGCGCGTACGACGACGAGCCGCCACGGCCGCTAG
- a CDS encoding DUF5925 domain-containing protein produces MSANPQDALPIRLNVDDSDSPSDVVDALFLGRFASGEQPYSHSVSIERVKAEATLLPPEATVLRSARDSDRSATLAEGEGWTMLVSRWSRGADVTVTAVSDELAAGVLGKATEGVQDEPEPQPENVTMGFWYVSPRRGPYRTTRQIAAGTWAEVRPNYTAPVAGAMDRLMKVTPDDISGRLLLLHGPPGTGKTSALRTLARSWRDWCQVDCVLDPERLFNDVGYLMDIAIGEDEGTAKGRWRLLLLEDCDELIRGEARHTAGQALSRLLNLTDGLLGQGRNVLVGVTTNEDLERLHPAVVRPGRCLARIEVGRLTHREAVDWLGTDEGVSREGASLAELFALRRGTGPAAILPPQPHGSQAGLYL; encoded by the coding sequence ATGTCAGCCAACCCGCAGGACGCGCTGCCGATCCGGCTCAACGTCGACGACAGCGACTCACCGTCGGACGTCGTCGACGCGCTCTTCCTCGGCCGGTTCGCGTCGGGCGAGCAGCCGTACTCGCACAGCGTGTCGATCGAGCGGGTCAAGGCGGAGGCCACCCTCCTGCCGCCGGAGGCCACGGTGTTGCGTTCGGCGCGCGACAGCGACCGCAGCGCCACCCTCGCCGAGGGCGAGGGCTGGACCATGCTCGTCTCGCGCTGGAGCCGGGGCGCCGACGTCACCGTGACGGCGGTCAGTGACGAACTCGCCGCGGGCGTGCTCGGCAAGGCCACCGAAGGCGTCCAGGACGAGCCCGAACCGCAGCCCGAGAACGTCACGATGGGCTTCTGGTACGTCTCCCCGCGCCGCGGCCCGTACCGGACGACCCGCCAGATCGCGGCCGGGACCTGGGCGGAGGTACGGCCCAACTACACGGCGCCGGTGGCCGGGGCGATGGACCGGCTGATGAAGGTGACCCCGGACGACATCTCGGGCCGGCTGCTCCTGCTGCACGGGCCGCCGGGCACCGGTAAGACCTCCGCGCTGCGGACACTGGCCCGGTCGTGGCGGGACTGGTGCCAGGTGGACTGCGTCCTGGACCCGGAGCGGCTGTTCAACGACGTGGGCTACCTGATGGACATCGCGATCGGCGAGGACGAGGGCACGGCGAAGGGCCGCTGGCGGCTGCTGCTGCTGGAGGACTGCGACGAACTGATCCGGGGCGAGGCCCGCCACACGGCCGGGCAGGCGCTGTCCCGGCTGCTGAACCTGACGGACGGACTGCTGGGGCAGGGCCGCAACGTCCTGGTGGGGGTCACCACCAACGAGGACCTGGAACGGCTCCACCCCGCGGTGGTCCGGCCGGGGCGCTGCCTGGCCCGCATCGAGGTCGGCCGGCTGACCCACCGGGAGGCGGTGGACTGGCTGGGCACGGACGAGGGCGTCTCCCGCGAGGGCGCCAGCCTGGCGGAGCTGTTCGCGCTACGGCGCGGCACGGGCCCGGCGGCGATCCTGCCGCCCCAGCCGCACGGCTCGCAGGCGGGCCTGTACCTCTAG
- a CDS encoding GNAT family N-acetyltransferase, with product MTASIRDVRAGDPSDAASVVRVLRAALPFSITSAEGLSFELSCAHPAKHHRILVAESPDGRVIGAARAGIAYDSPEPGQSYLTTYVDPAHRGLGAGRLLLRAAEEHLAAHGAVDTYAWVLDEPAHRAFAERHGYRPRRSAHFLRLDLAAATLPEPPRAGDLPAGVELRPGSAFAADPRPLFEADAEATRDEPGDVAAELDDYEHWRVHVWNNPTLDKELTTVALVDGAVASFTAVQTDGATRCGSAMTGTLRAFRGRGLAKLAKTVALHRARAAGYTEAFTGNDAGNEPMLAINTWFGYEICATETRYTKKLETL from the coding sequence ATGACCGCATCGATCCGTGACGTCCGTGCCGGCGACCCCTCGGACGCGGCGTCCGTCGTGCGGGTGCTCCGCGCGGCCCTGCCCTTCTCGATCACCAGCGCCGAGGGCCTGAGCTTCGAGCTCTCCTGCGCCCACCCGGCGAAGCACCACCGGATCCTCGTCGCCGAAAGCCCGGACGGCCGCGTCATCGGCGCCGCCCGGGCCGGCATCGCGTACGACAGCCCCGAGCCCGGCCAGTCGTACCTCACCACGTACGTCGACCCCGCCCACCGCGGCCTCGGCGCCGGCCGCCTCCTGCTCCGCGCCGCCGAGGAGCACCTCGCCGCGCACGGCGCGGTGGACACGTACGCCTGGGTCCTCGACGAGCCGGCCCACCGCGCCTTCGCCGAGCGGCACGGCTACCGGCCCCGCCGCTCGGCGCACTTCCTGCGCCTGGACCTGGCGGCGGCCACGCTGCCCGAGCCACCGCGCGCCGGGGACCTGCCGGCCGGGGTGGAGCTGCGTCCCGGCTCCGCCTTCGCCGCCGACCCGCGTCCGCTCTTCGAGGCCGACGCCGAGGCGACCCGCGACGAACCGGGCGATGTGGCGGCGGAGTTGGACGACTACGAGCACTGGCGCGTACACGTCTGGAACAACCCGACCCTCGACAAGGAGCTCACCACCGTCGCCCTGGTGGACGGTGCGGTGGCCTCCTTCACCGCGGTGCAGACGGACGGCGCCACCCGCTGCGGCTCGGCGATGACCGGCACCCTGCGCGCCTTCCGCGGCCGGGGACTGGCCAAGCTCGCCAAGACGGTCGCCCTGCACCGGGCCCGCGCGGCCGGGTACACCGAGGCCTTCACCGGCAACGACGCGGGCAATGAGCCGATGCTCGCCATCAACACGTGGTTCGGCTACGAGATCTGCGCGACCGAGACGCGCTACACGAAGAAACTGGAGACCCTGTGA
- a CDS encoding DNA polymerase III subunit alpha, with the protein MPGFTHLHTVSGFSMRYGGSHPQRLAERAAERGMDALALTDRDTLAGAVRFAKACAQAGIRPLFGVDMAVPPATGPAGSGGPTGPGEASYRRRTPVKGGAFVDESAARAVFLARDGAAGWAELCRMVTAAHAAAAEVPLVPWGALRGEGVFVLLGPDSEVGRALAAGRPDRAARLLAPWREIYGDSLRLEAVHHGRTGTGPGSLRLAARTVGFAVEQGVPAVLTNAVRYADPGQGPVADILDAARRLVPIDPRNPAYPLDSGERWLKGPTAMAEAADRIAQAAGLRPADARRLLAETRRTAEACRVDPEDDLGMGSVHFPEARLVGAAHRSAQRVLTSRASAGMVLRGYAGDRAYWERMHQELDIIAYHGFASYFLTVAQVVDDVREMGIRVAARGSGAGSLVNHLLGIAHADPVAHGLLMERFLSKRRRVLPDIDIDVESARRLEVYRRIMERFGTERVATVSMPETYRVRHAIRDVGAALSMDPAVTDRLAKAFPHIRARDARAALQELPELRDVRGESYGRLWELVESLDALPRGIAMHPCGVLLSDDSLLARTPVVPTSGEGFPMSQFDKDDVEELGLLKLDVLGVRMQSAMAHAVAEIRRGTGRELDLDDPAQVPPGDRATYELIRSAETLGCFQIESPGQRDLVGRLQPATFHDLVVDISLFRPGPVAADMVRPFIEARHGRAPVRFPHPDLADALRETYGVVVFHEQIIEIVHVMTGCGRDEADRVRRGLSDPQSQPRIKVWFAAKAAEHGYPVEVIGRTWEIVEAFGSYGFCKAHAVAFAVPTYQSAWLKAHHPAAFYAGLLTHDPGMYPKRLLLADARRRGVPVLPLDVNRSAAAHRIELVSDIGGVWGLRLGLSDVHGISGVEAERIEAGQPYASLRDFWDRAHPGRPVVERLAQVGALDAFGANRRDLLLHVSELHGAQRAAGVRGPQLPLEGGRSTASVGLPDLTEAERLSAELGVLGMDASRHLMGDHHAFLAELGVIPARRLRDTEHGQTVLVAGAKAATQTPPIRSGKRVIFTTLDDGTGLVDLAFFDDSHERCAHTVFHSFLLLVRGVVQRRGPQSLSVVGAAAWNLAELVELRAAGGLDAVAARLAEPAEPAAPAAGEGAGEGAAEGEVEGGAEAAGRPSGRRIRMSTGYEMNPWADLQPPGTGPATGRKLWHSSPGSAG; encoded by the coding sequence GTGCCTGGTTTTACGCATCTGCACACCGTTTCGGGGTTCTCCATGCGCTACGGAGGCTCGCACCCCCAGCGGCTGGCGGAGCGTGCCGCCGAGCGGGGTATGGACGCCCTCGCCCTGACCGACCGCGACACCCTCGCGGGCGCGGTCCGGTTCGCGAAGGCGTGCGCGCAGGCGGGCATCCGGCCGTTGTTCGGAGTGGACATGGCGGTCCCGCCCGCGACGGGCCCGGCCGGGTCGGGGGGCCCGACCGGGCCCGGCGAGGCCTCGTACCGGCGGCGCACCCCCGTCAAGGGCGGGGCCTTCGTGGACGAATCCGCCGCGCGGGCCGTTTTCCTGGCCCGGGACGGGGCCGCCGGGTGGGCCGAGCTGTGCCGGATGGTCACCGCCGCCCACGCGGCGGCCGCCGAGGTTCCGCTCGTGCCCTGGGGCGCCCTGCGCGGGGAGGGCGTCTTCGTCCTGCTCGGGCCCGACTCCGAGGTGGGGCGGGCGCTCGCCGCGGGCCGCCCCGACCGGGCCGCCCGGCTGCTCGCGCCCTGGCGGGAGATCTACGGAGACTCCCTGCGCCTGGAGGCCGTCCACCACGGCCGTACCGGCACCGGGCCCGGCTCGCTCCGGCTGGCCGCCCGTACCGTCGGCTTCGCCGTCGAGCAGGGCGTCCCGGCCGTGCTGACCAACGCCGTCCGCTACGCCGACCCCGGCCAGGGGCCGGTCGCCGACATCCTCGACGCGGCCCGCCGCCTGGTCCCCATCGACCCCCGCAACCCCGCGTACCCGCTCGACAGCGGCGAGCGCTGGCTCAAGGGCCCCACCGCCATGGCCGAGGCCGCCGACCGGATCGCGCAGGCGGCCGGCCTGCGTCCCGCCGACGCCCGGCGCCTGCTCGCGGAGACCCGGCGTACCGCCGAGGCCTGCCGCGTGGACCCCGAGGACGACCTCGGCATGGGTTCCGTGCACTTCCCCGAGGCCCGCCTCGTCGGCGCGGCCCACCGCAGTGCCCAGCGGGTCCTGACCTCGCGGGCCTCGGCGGGCATGGTGCTGCGCGGGTACGCGGGCGATCGCGCCTACTGGGAGCGGATGCACCAGGAGCTCGACATCATCGCCTACCACGGTTTCGCCTCGTATTTCCTGACGGTCGCGCAGGTTGTCGACGACGTACGCGAGATGGGCATCCGGGTGGCCGCCCGGGGGTCCGGCGCCGGCTCCCTCGTCAATCACCTGCTCGGGATCGCGCACGCCGACCCCGTGGCCCACGGCCTGCTGATGGAGCGCTTCCTCTCCAAGCGGCGGCGCGTCCTGCCCGACATCGACATCGACGTGGAGTCCGCCCGCCGACTGGAGGTCTACCGGCGGATCATGGAGCGGTTCGGCACCGAGCGCGTCGCCACCGTCTCCATGCCCGAGACCTACCGGGTCCGGCACGCCATCCGCGACGTCGGCGCCGCCCTGTCCATGGACCCCGCCGTCACCGACCGGCTCGCCAAGGCCTTCCCGCACATCCGGGCCCGCGACGCCCGCGCCGCGCTGCAGGAGCTTCCCGAACTGCGTGACGTACGCGGGGAGTCGTACGGCCGGCTGTGGGAGCTCGTCGAGTCGCTGGACGCGCTGCCGCGCGGGATCGCCATGCACCCGTGCGGGGTGCTGCTCTCCGACGACTCGCTGCTCGCCCGTACGCCGGTGGTGCCCACCAGCGGCGAGGGCTTCCCCATGTCGCAGTTCGACAAGGACGACGTGGAGGAGCTCGGGCTGCTCAAGCTGGACGTGCTGGGCGTGCGGATGCAGTCCGCGATGGCGCACGCGGTCGCGGAGATCCGGCGCGGCACGGGACGGGAGCTCGACCTGGACGACCCGGCGCAGGTGCCGCCGGGTGACCGGGCCACGTACGAGCTGATCCGCTCGGCCGAGACCCTGGGTTGTTTCCAGATCGAGTCGCCGGGCCAGCGGGACCTGGTGGGGCGGCTCCAGCCGGCGACCTTCCACGACCTGGTCGTCGACATCTCGCTGTTCCGGCCGGGGCCGGTGGCCGCCGACATGGTGCGGCCCTTCATCGAGGCCCGGCACGGGCGGGCCCCGGTCCGCTTCCCGCACCCGGACCTGGCCGACGCGCTGCGCGAGACGTACGGGGTGGTGGTCTTCCACGAGCAGATCATCGAGATCGTGCACGTCATGACCGGTTGCGGGCGGGACGAGGCGGACCGGGTGCGGCGCGGGCTGTCCGACCCGCAGTCACAGCCGCGGATCAAGGTCTGGTTCGCGGCGAAGGCGGCCGAGCACGGCTATCCGGTGGAGGTGATCGGCCGGACCTGGGAGATCGTGGAGGCCTTCGGCTCGTACGGTTTCTGCAAGGCGCACGCGGTGGCCTTCGCGGTACCCACCTACCAGTCGGCCTGGTTGAAGGCGCACCACCCGGCGGCCTTCTATGCCGGGCTGCTCACCCACGACCCGGGGATGTACCCGAAGCGGCTGCTGCTGGCGGACGCGCGGCGGCGGGGCGTGCCGGTGCTGCCGTTGGACGTGAACCGGTCGGCGGCCGCCCATCGTATCGAACTGGTGTCCGATATCGGTGGGGTGTGGGGGCTGCGGCTCGGGCTGTCCGACGTCCACGGCATCAGCGGGGTCGAGGCGGAGCGGATCGAGGCCGGACAGCCGTACGCCTCCCTGCGGGATTTCTGGGACCGGGCCCATCCGGGCCGCCCGGTGGTCGAACGGCTCGCGCAGGTCGGCGCGTTGGACGCCTTCGGCGCCAACCGGCGGGACCTGCTGCTGCACGTGTCCGAACTGCACGGCGCGCAGCGGGCCGCAGGCGTGCGTGGCCCCCAACTCCCCTTGGAGGGTGGCAGGTCCACGGCCTCCGTCGGGCTGCCCGACCTGACCGAGGCGGAACGGCTCAGCGCCGAGCTGGGCGTCCTCGGCATGGACGCCTCGCGGCACCTGATGGGGGACCACCACGCCTTCCTGGCCGAACTGGGAGTGATCCCGGCGCGCCGGCTGCGCGACACCGAGCACGGGCAGACCGTGCTCGTCGCGGGGGCCAAGGCGGCCACGCAGACCCCGCCGATCCGTTCCGGGAAGCGGGTCATCTTCACGACGCTGGACGACGGGACGGGCCTGGTCGACCTGGCCTTCTTCGACGACAGCCACGAACGCTGCGCGCACACCGTCTTCCACTCCTTCCTGCTGCTGGTGCGCGGTGTCGTGCAGCGCCGGGGCCCGCAGAGCCTGAGCGTGGTCGGCGCGGCGGCGTGGAACCTGGCGGAGCTGGTGGAACTGCGGGCGGCGGGCGGCCTGGACGCGGTCGCGGCCCGCCTCGCGGAGCCGGCCGAGCCGGCGGCGCCGGCCGCGGGGGAGGGCGCGGGGGAGGGCGCGGCCGAAGGTGAGGTCGAAGGTGGGGCCGAGGCGGCAGGGCGGCCCTCCGGCCGCAGGATCCGCATGTCCACGGGGTACGAGATGAACCCCTGGGCCGACCTTCAGCCGCCCGGTACCGGCCCCGCGACCGGCCGCAAGCTGTGGCACTCCAGCCCGGGGAGTGCGGGATGA
- a CDS encoding esterase/lipase family protein translates to MLPWRRLLRPLAVLTLTAAALVAPTGAAQAASAPSSGWNNWSCKPSAAHPRPVVLVHGTFGNSWDNWLGFAPYLVNRGYCVYSLDYGQLPGVPLFNGLGPIDKSAGQLDVFVDKVLAATGASKTDIVGHSQGGMMPRYYLKFLGGASKVNALVGLAPDNHGTTLLGFTKLLPYFPGAEDLISTATPGLADQIAGSAFLQKLNEGGDTVPGVKYTVIATKYDEVVTPYRSGFLDGANVRNVVLQDLCFLDLSEHVGIGLTDRIAWHEAVNALDPAHAERTTCASVFD, encoded by the coding sequence ATGCTGCCCTGGAGACGCCTGCTCCGCCCACTCGCCGTCCTCACCCTCACCGCCGCCGCACTCGTCGCCCCCACCGGAGCGGCGCAGGCCGCGTCCGCCCCCAGCAGCGGCTGGAACAACTGGTCCTGCAAGCCGTCCGCCGCGCACCCGCGCCCCGTCGTGCTCGTGCACGGCACCTTCGGCAACTCCTGGGACAACTGGCTCGGCTTCGCCCCGTACCTCGTGAACCGCGGGTACTGCGTCTACTCGCTCGACTACGGCCAGCTGCCCGGCGTACCCCTCTTCAACGGGCTCGGTCCCATCGACAAGTCCGCCGGACAGCTCGACGTCTTCGTCGACAAGGTGCTCGCCGCCACCGGAGCCTCCAAGACCGACATCGTCGGGCACTCGCAGGGCGGCATGATGCCGCGCTACTACCTGAAGTTCCTCGGTGGCGCCTCGAAGGTCAACGCGCTGGTCGGGCTCGCCCCCGACAACCACGGCACCACGCTGCTCGGATTCACCAAGCTGCTCCCGTACTTCCCCGGGGCCGAGGACCTGATCAGCACCGCGACCCCGGGCCTCGCCGACCAGATCGCCGGATCCGCGTTCCTGCAGAAGCTGAACGAGGGCGGGGACACCGTGCCCGGGGTGAAGTACACGGTCATCGCGACCAAGTACGACGAGGTGGTGACGCCCTACCGGAGCGGCTTCCTGGACGGGGCGAACGTACGCAACGTCGTACTCCAGGACCTGTGCTTCCTGGACCTCTCGGAGCACGTCGGCATCGGGCTCACCGACCGGATCGCCTGGCACGAGGCGGTCAACGCCCTCGACCCGGCGCACGCCGAACGGACCACCTGCGCCTCGGTCTTCGACTGA
- a CDS encoding DUF402 domain-containing protein: MTAQLTVVLTKAGRTKIRYPAAQVADDGDRISVRAPWAAEGVRDFGFVRFEPGDVFVEHFWRTRWYAVKEVWTAGGDLKGWYCDVTRPALVRSGEILVEDLDLDLWVSADGSSVLRLDEDEFAESGLAASDPEAAAQAVRALDALDDQARSAAGLSALLS; this comes from the coding sequence GTGACCGCGCAGCTGACCGTCGTCCTGACCAAGGCCGGCCGGACCAAGATCCGCTACCCGGCGGCGCAGGTCGCCGACGACGGCGACCGCATCTCCGTACGCGCCCCCTGGGCGGCCGAGGGCGTACGGGACTTCGGCTTCGTGCGCTTCGAGCCCGGCGACGTGTTCGTCGAGCACTTCTGGCGGACCCGCTGGTACGCGGTCAAGGAGGTGTGGACCGCGGGCGGTGACCTCAAGGGCTGGTACTGCGACGTCACGCGGCCGGCCCTGGTGCGGAGCGGGGAGATCCTCGTGGAGGACCTCGACCTCGACCTGTGGGTGTCGGCGGACGGGAGTTCCGTGCTGCGGCTGGACGAGGACGAGTTCGCCGAGAGCGGCCTCGCCGCGAGCGACCCGGAGGCCGCGGCCCAGGCGGTACGGGCCCTGGACGCGCTGGACGACCAGGCCCGGTCCGCGGCGGGCCTTTCCGCGCTGCTCTCGTAG
- a CDS encoding DinB/UmuC family translesion DNA polymerase, protein MTAAEQVVMCLRPYPADGGALGAREYTGVLALLGGITPAVQAVPPDTVLAEVRGALRYFDCDATRLAALVRVRALALYGVDAAVGVAGNPMLARAAAREARPGETRVISGDPAAVREFLAGKPVTALDGVGPKAARTLCSYGLDSVGRVAAAPPAALRRILGARLGREVHERALGIDRTPVRPGTAARAVAAERLFDLDELDPVRHRRALLSLTEELGAKLRTQEQGRGQVCRTLSLTVRCADRTTLTRTRTLTEPTAHSAALTATAYALYAGLGLQRARVRALSLRAEDLTSAERATRQLSLDPEDEKARRLEAVTDRVRARFGPHAIARGTLAA, encoded by the coding sequence ATGACCGCCGCCGAGCAGGTCGTGATGTGCCTGCGCCCGTACCCCGCGGACGGGGGGGCGCTCGGGGCCCGGGAGTACACCGGGGTGCTCGCGCTGCTCGGGGGCATCACCCCGGCCGTGCAGGCCGTGCCGCCCGACACCGTCCTCGCCGAGGTTCGGGGCGCGCTGCGCTACTTCGACTGCGACGCCACCCGGCTGGCCGCCCTGGTCCGGGTCCGGGCCCTCGCCCTGTACGGGGTGGACGCCGCCGTCGGTGTGGCCGGCAACCCCATGCTGGCTCGGGCCGCGGCCCGTGAGGCCCGGCCCGGGGAGACCCGGGTGATCTCCGGGGATCCCGCCGCCGTACGGGAGTTCCTGGCGGGCAAGCCCGTCACCGCCCTCGACGGGGTCGGGCCGAAGGCCGCCCGCACCCTGTGCTCCTACGGCCTCGATTCCGTCGGCCGGGTCGCCGCCGCCCCGCCCGCCGCCCTGCGGCGGATCCTCGGCGCCCGGCTCGGCCGCGAGGTGCACGAGCGCGCCCTGGGGATCGATCGGACCCCGGTCCGGCCGGGCACAGCCGCCCGCGCCGTCGCCGCCGAGCGGCTCTTCGATCTGGACGAGCTGGATCCCGTACGGCACCGGCGGGCGCTGCTCTCGCTGACGGAGGAGCTCGGCGCGAAGCTTCGTACACAGGAACAGGGCCGGGGGCAGGTCTGCCGCACCCTTTCGCTCACCGTCCGCTGCGCCGACCGCACCACGCTCACCCGGACGCGCACCCTGACCGAGCCCACCGCGCACTCGGCCGCCCTGACCGCCACGGCCTACGCCCTCTACGCGGGCCTCGGCCTGCAGCGGGCCCGGGTGCGCGCGCTGTCGCTGCGCGCCGAGGACCTGACCTCGGCGGAACGGGCCACGCGGCAGCTCAGCCTCGACCCCGAGGACGAGAAGGCCCGCCGACTGGAGGCCGTCACGGACCGGGTCCGCGCGCGCTTCGGGCCCCACGCCATCGCCCGTGGCACGTTGGCCGCCTGA
- a CDS encoding GntR family transcriptional regulator yields MTSTNLKITIDGSAGSAAPYEQLRAQIADRARSGKLPAGFKLPTVRGLAEELGLAANTVAKAYRALEADAVIETRGRNGTFIAAAGDAVSREAAAAAQAYADRVRRLGLTQAEALATATDALRARYATK; encoded by the coding sequence GTGACCTCGACAAACCTGAAGATCACCATCGACGGCTCGGCCGGCTCGGCCGCCCCGTACGAACAGCTGCGCGCGCAGATCGCCGACCGGGCCCGGTCGGGGAAGCTCCCGGCGGGCTTCAAACTGCCGACGGTACGGGGCCTGGCCGAGGAGCTGGGGCTGGCCGCGAACACGGTCGCGAAGGCGTACCGGGCGCTGGAGGCGGACGCGGTGATCGAGACGCGGGGCCGGAACGGGACCTTCATCGCGGCCGCGGGGGACGCGGTGTCCCGGGAGGCTGCCGCTGCGGCCCAGGCGTACGCGGACCGCGTCCGCCGGCTCGGCCTGACGCAGGCCGAGGCGCTCGCCACGGCGACGGACGCCCTCCGGGCCCGGTACGCGACCAAGTGA
- a CDS encoding SGNH/GDSL hydrolase family protein produces MKLSRFAALTSSLLLAAGATLFGAGQAAATARADFGYVALGDSYSSGVGAGNYDGASGNCKRTTRAYPALWAAAHSPRTFSFTACSGARTGDVLSGQLAPLNSGTDLVSITIGGNDAGFSDVMTTCVLQSESTCVNRVNQAKAYVDSTLPGLLDQVYNAISSRSPAAHVVVLGYPRFYKLNGTCTTGLTEGERSAINGAADHLNTAIAKRAANHGFTFASVAGTFTGHEICSGNAWLHSVNWLNIGESYHPTAAGQSGGYLPVFTNAA; encoded by the coding sequence ATGAAACTGTCGCGCTTCGCTGCCCTGACCTCCTCCCTCTTACTCGCCGCGGGCGCCACCCTGTTCGGCGCGGGCCAGGCGGCCGCCACCGCCCGGGCCGACTTCGGCTACGTCGCCCTCGGCGACTCGTACTCCTCCGGCGTCGGCGCCGGCAACTACGACGGCGCGAGCGGCAACTGCAAGCGCACCACCCGCGCCTACCCGGCCCTGTGGGCCGCCGCCCATTCCCCCCGGACCTTCTCCTTCACCGCCTGCTCGGGCGCTCGTACGGGTGATGTCCTCTCGGGTCAGCTCGCCCCGCTCAACTCCGGCACCGACCTCGTCAGCATCACCATCGGTGGCAACGACGCCGGATTCTCCGACGTCATGACCACCTGTGTGCTCCAGTCCGAATCCACCTGCGTCAACCGCGTGAACCAGGCCAAGGCCTACGTGGACTCCACCCTCCCCGGCCTGCTCGACCAGGTCTACAACGCCATCAGCAGCCGCTCGCCCGCCGCGCACGTCGTCGTCCTCGGCTATCCCCGCTTCTACAAGCTGAACGGCACCTGCACCACCGGCCTCACCGAAGGCGAGCGGTCCGCCATCAACGGCGCCGCCGACCACCTCAACACCGCCATCGCCAAGCGCGCCGCCAACCACGGCTTCACCTTCGCCTCGGTCGCCGGCACCTTCACGGGCCACGAGATCTGCTCCGGCAACGCGTGGCTGCACAGCGTCAACTGGTTGAACATCGGCGAGTCGTACCACCCGACCGCGGCCGGACAGTCCGGCGGCTACCTGCCGGTCTTCACGAACGCCGCCTGA